The Pirellulales bacterium DNA window TCCTCGCTGTATTGATCCTTCAAGTTTTTCAGCCGCTCGCGCACCGCCGAGCCGTATTCCAAGTTCGCCCTTTCGTAGATTTGGCTGTGGGGCTTCCAGGGATACAACCCGTGCGCAAATTTTGCCTTGTACTCGTAAGCTTTAACCCCCAGGAACACGCATCCCAGCACGAACGTAATCAGCGTAAACATTTTAGCCGCACGCACATTGTTGGCCCTGGCAGCTTCCATGGCCAGCACCACCGTCACGCTGGAGCAAATCAGCACGAAGGTGTTGAACGCGCCGATCGGCTCGCTCAAGTGCACCTCGTGGGTTTGCGGCCACGCCGGAGCTCCAAACCGCAGCACCACAAACGTGCCGATTAGCCCGGCAAAAAACATAATTTCTGTCGACAAAAACAGCCACACAATGGTTTTGCCCAGCGGCAGGGGCAAACCCGGCTGGTATTGCAGCTTGATGTGTGGGGCGTGATGTTCGCCGGCGTGAGCAGCAGTGGCCATACGATTTATTTTTTCAGTTCGATAAAGTGAAA harbors:
- a CDS encoding heme-copper oxidase subunit III; translation: SLYRTEKINRMATAAHAGEHHAPHIKLQYQPGLPLPLGKTIVWLFLSTEIMFFAGLIGTFVVLRFGAPAWPQTHEVHLSEPIGAFNTFVLICSSVTVVLAMEAARANNVRAAKMFTLITFVLGCVFLGVKAYEYKAKFAHGLYPWKPHSQIYERANLEYGSAVRERLKNLKDQYSEETNALVAGLSDKQKKQLDELEKKPWSDEVRANYEAISPRLAELKFRMQTCNDLSTDLKLEDPTVDLVQVTNKIYPPPDENASGLPWEKEEHPGLNEQYSWIKLPFVVPGGNLWASTYFLLTGFHALHVIVGLIVFVILMTMELNASRAGFLENTGLYWHFVDLVWIFLFPLLYLF